The Hordeum vulgare subsp. vulgare chromosome 7H, MorexV3_pseudomolecules_assembly, whole genome shotgun sequence DNA window ATCTCTGCATCTTTCCCGCGTCTGGTTTTGATCCCGATTTTCCCCATATTCTCCATGGCTCTCTCGAACTTCCTCTCCCACATCCCTGCCTTGTTCGCGTTTTCTTTCACCTGCTTTATGGTTTCGGTCGAGTTAAGCACGGCGTCCGATGTGAACAGCACTTTCCTGTCGATAATGTCCTGGTAGTACCGCCTATCCAGGACGTCGGGGGTCACATGGTCTTGGTTCACGTTGGTGTCGTCGTCGCACCGGGCCCTGAGCTTGGCGGCAAATGCCGGGTCCATTTCAGAGAATCGGCTGGAGAAGAAGGCGCACCGGGCGCGGCCGATGGTGTGCGCGCCGGAGAGCGTGACCATTTCGTCGGAGGTGAGACCCTTGGCCCTGAAATTGCTCTGGAGCACCGTAGCGCCGGAGAAGGGCCCGGGCAGCTGGTCGGTCTCGTTGGCGAAGGACTCGCGCCCGTCGAAGCGGCCGCCCTGCATCCGGATGTTGATCCTGCGGTTGCTGAGGATGGAGGACGCATCGCGGGCGGCGAAGGCGACGATGTCCGCGCATGAGACTCTGCCGGGGCAGGCGGCCTCGATCGCCGCCTTGGCCGCGTCGATCACCTCTAACCCTCGCAGGCTGTTCTTGTTCGGTTGGCCTTCCCTCTCCGTGTCGCTGTTGTTGGAGTTGGTCTCGGTGAGGAGGACGGAAGCAT harbors:
- the LOC123410289 gene encoding peroxidase 2-like encodes the protein MATKLAALIVLVAFLAEPPACEGDIICFNGWLRLPIQDPRLCPPGSRMRSGIPRQLVPRPSGLGLGFGYYNNRSSRSSYCPRAEGIVRATVSKAVAAEPGIGAGLIRLFFHDCFVRGCDASVLLTETNSNNSDTEREGQPNKNSLRGLEVIDAAKAAIEAACPGRVSCADIVAFAARDASSILSNRRINIRMQGGRFDGRESFANETDQLPGPFSGATVLQSNFRAKGLTSDEMVTLSGAHTIGRARCAFFSSRFSEMDPAFAAKLRARCDDDTNVNQDHVTPDVLDRRYYQDIIDRKVLFTSDAVLNSTETIKQVKENANKAGMWERKFERAMENMGKIGIKTRRGKDAEIRKVCWRVNN